One part of the Microbacterium saperdae genome encodes these proteins:
- a CDS encoding DUF427 domain-containing protein gives MKAVLAGTVIAEADEGDLVRIEGNWYFPPASVTPGVLVESPTPYTCPWKGVCQYYSVQAGGSLHTDLAWSYPDPYPSAFERVGTDFSGYVAFAPGVEVGP, from the coding sequence ATGAAGGCTGTACTCGCAGGAACCGTCATCGCCGAAGCAGACGAGGGAGACCTCGTCCGCATCGAAGGAAACTGGTACTTCCCACCGGCTTCTGTCACGCCCGGAGTGCTCGTCGAGAGCCCCACCCCGTACACCTGTCCGTGGAAGGGCGTGTGCCAGTACTACTCGGTGCAGGCGGGCGGCAGCCTGCACACCGATCTCGCGTGGTCGTACCCCGACCCCTACCCCTCGGCCTTCGAGCGCGTCGGCACGGACTTCTCCGGCTACGTCGCGTTCGCCCCGGGCGTCGAGGTCGGACCGTAG
- a CDS encoding ABC transporter ATP-binding protein, with protein MIEFRNVTKQFPDGTVAVNDFSLVLPSRKTTVFVGSSGCGKTTLLRMINRMVEPTSGDIEIDGENVLGGDPVQLRRRIGYVMQNSGLMPHFTVIDNVATVLRLTGVKKPEAHKRARALLDTVGLDQALADRYPSQLSGGQQQRVGVARGLAADPNILLMDEPFGAVDPIVRADLQQETLRLQHELDKTVVFVTHDIDEAFLLGDQVVILDKGARIVQVGSPSEIIENPADDFVAAFIGADRGRRALHLKRTPYGTVVVDSEGRTQGAIVAAPETDGGPLAGPDAVALGAAESGLT; from the coding sequence ATGATCGAATTCCGCAACGTCACCAAGCAGTTCCCCGACGGTACCGTCGCCGTCAACGACTTCAGCCTGGTGCTGCCGTCGCGAAAGACCACGGTGTTCGTCGGGTCGTCCGGCTGCGGCAAGACCACGCTGCTGCGCATGATCAACCGCATGGTCGAGCCGACCTCCGGCGACATCGAGATCGACGGCGAGAACGTGCTCGGCGGCGACCCGGTGCAGCTGCGGCGCCGCATCGGCTACGTGATGCAGAACTCCGGCCTCATGCCGCACTTCACGGTGATCGACAATGTCGCGACGGTCCTCCGGCTCACCGGTGTGAAGAAGCCGGAGGCGCACAAGCGGGCCCGCGCTCTGCTCGACACGGTGGGGCTCGACCAGGCGCTCGCAGATCGCTATCCCAGCCAGCTCTCGGGCGGCCAGCAGCAGCGCGTGGGCGTGGCCCGCGGCCTCGCCGCCGACCCCAACATCCTGCTGATGGACGAGCCGTTCGGTGCGGTCGACCCGATCGTGCGAGCCGACCTGCAGCAGGAGACGCTGCGTCTGCAGCACGAGCTCGACAAGACCGTCGTGTTCGTCACGCACGACATCGACGAGGCGTTCCTGCTCGGCGATCAGGTCGTCATCCTCGACAAGGGTGCGCGCATCGTGCAGGTGGGCAGTCCCAGCGAGATCATCGAGAACCCGGCCGATGACTTCGTCGCCGCGTTCATCGGCGCCGACCGCGGACGCCGGGCGCTGCACCTGAAGCGGACGCCCTACGGCACCGTCGTGGTCGACTCCGAGGGACGCACCCAGGGCGCGATCGTGGCGGCACCGGAGACGGATGGCGGTCCGCTCGCCGGGCCGGATGCCGTCGCCCTCGGCGCCGCGGAGAGCGGACTCACGTGA
- a CDS encoding ABC transporter permease — translation MNLFAQAFAWMLAPAQWTGNYALPKLLAEHLTLTAVSVLIAIVIAVPIGWLIGHTGKGREIAVAVSGAARAIPAFGLMILLVLLLGVLRVPQAAIITFVLLAIPSLLAGAYTGLEAIDRRVIDAAKAMGMTGWQVFWKVEVRLGLPLLVGGIRSALLQVIATVTIAAYIGLGGLGYPIIQGIPLQKFDQVLAGALLVAALALIVDLLLAAAQHAAVPAGLRTSRPPRRRAATPAPAAAPATA, via the coding sequence ATGAACCTCTTCGCCCAGGCATTCGCCTGGATGCTCGCTCCCGCGCAGTGGACCGGGAACTACGCACTGCCCAAGCTCCTCGCCGAGCACCTCACGTTGACCGCGGTCTCCGTGCTGATCGCCATCGTGATCGCGGTGCCGATCGGGTGGCTCATCGGCCACACCGGCAAGGGCCGCGAGATCGCCGTCGCCGTCTCCGGCGCGGCGCGCGCGATCCCCGCCTTCGGGCTCATGATCCTTCTCGTGCTGCTGCTCGGAGTGCTCCGGGTTCCCCAGGCCGCCATCATCACGTTCGTGCTCCTCGCGATTCCCTCGCTCCTCGCCGGTGCCTACACCGGCCTCGAAGCCATCGACCGCCGGGTGATCGACGCGGCGAAGGCGATGGGCATGACCGGATGGCAGGTCTTCTGGAAGGTCGAGGTGCGCCTCGGTCTGCCTCTCCTCGTCGGCGGCATCCGCTCGGCGCTGTTGCAGGTCATCGCGACCGTGACCATCGCGGCCTACATCGGCCTCGGCGGTCTCGGCTATCCGATCATCCAGGGGATCCCGCTGCAGAAGTTCGACCAGGTGCTCGCCGGAGCGCTCCTGGTCGCGGCCCTCGCACTGATCGTCGATCTCCTGCTCGCGGCAGCGCAGCACGCCGCCGTCCCTGCCGGTCTGCGCACCAGCCGCCCGCCCCGACGTCGCGCGGCCACGCCGGCGCCGGCCGCCGCTCCCGCCACCGCCTGA
- a CDS encoding ABC transporter substrate-binding protein, translating to MFTARGKRSAAVVGLIAAATIALSACGSSNPLSEPSDAGESAGSGDTIVIGSQAYYSNEIIAEIYAQALEADGHEVDRQFSIGQRDAYMPDVESGAINVFPEYTGSLLEYISKDGVTVTSPDDVYKALQEALPDGLTALDFAEASDQDSYTVLKSFAEENDLKTIGDLKNVTTPLTIGAAPEFEQRPYSPAKAKEVYGVDLAFSATGPTTLESLLAGQIQVADIYTADPAFKTEDIVALEDPENLIISSNVVPIVSSDIADEVSGVLNAISAKLTADELVSLNVLSTVDQKSPKDIAKQWLTDNDLL from the coding sequence ATGTTCACAGCACGAGGCAAGCGTTCCGCGGCCGTCGTCGGCCTGATCGCCGCCGCGACCATCGCCCTGTCCGCCTGCGGTTCGAGCAACCCGCTCTCCGAGCCGTCCGACGCCGGGGAGAGCGCCGGCAGCGGCGACACCATCGTCATCGGCTCGCAGGCCTACTACTCCAACGAGATCATCGCGGAGATCTACGCACAGGCTCTCGAGGCCGACGGCCACGAGGTCGACCGTCAGTTCAGCATCGGCCAGCGCGACGCGTACATGCCCGATGTCGAGTCCGGCGCGATCAACGTGTTCCCGGAGTACACGGGCAGCCTGCTCGAGTACATCTCGAAGGACGGTGTCACCGTCACCAGCCCCGACGACGTCTACAAGGCTCTGCAGGAGGCTCTGCCCGACGGCCTCACCGCCCTCGACTTCGCCGAGGCATCCGACCAGGACTCCTACACGGTGCTCAAGAGCTTCGCCGAGGAGAACGACCTGAAGACGATCGGCGACCTCAAGAACGTGACCACGCCGCTCACGATCGGCGCGGCACCCGAGTTCGAGCAGCGTCCGTACAGCCCGGCCAAGGCCAAGGAGGTCTACGGCGTCGACCTGGCGTTCTCGGCCACCGGCCCGACCACGCTCGAGTCGCTGCTCGCCGGCCAGATCCAGGTGGCAGACATCTACACGGCCGACCCGGCGTTCAAGACGGAAGACATCGTCGCTCTGGAAGACCCCGAGAACCTGATCATCTCGTCGAACGTCGTGCCGATCGTCTCGAGCGACATCGCCGACGAGGTCTCCGGTGTGCTCAACGCCATCAGCGCCAAGCTGACGGCCGACGAGCTCGTCTCCCTCAACGTCCTGAGCACGGTCGACCAGAAGTCGCCGAAGGACATCGCGAAGCAGTGGCTGACCGATAACGACCTGCTCTGA
- a CDS encoding dihydrolipoyl dehydrogenase family protein — protein sequence MSADNTRTDEYDLIVLGGGPVGENVADRAVQGGLTAIIVESELVGGECSYWACMPSKALLRSAQALRAAQHVAGAAEAVTGKLDVRAVFDRRDSFTSNWSDDGQVKWLDSAGIDLARGHGRLTGEREVTVTDADGGTRVLHARHAVAISTGSDAVIPPIDGLREASPWTSREATSAEELPESLAVIGGGVVAVEMATAYAALGSSVTLIARGDLLASMEPFAGERVAAGLRELGVDVRTGTGTASVHRGDDGVTVTLDDGSTVVASEVLAATGRSPRSGDIGLEVAGLAPGRWIETDDTLRVPGSDWLYAVGDVNGRVLLTHQGKYQARAAGDVIVARAKDETVDDGPWGRHVATADHGAVPQVTFSFPEVASVGLTEKAARDDGRAVQVVDYDLGWVAGASLYEDGFEGQARLVIDTDRDVVIGATFVGPEVAELVQTATVAIVGEVPIARLWHAVPSYPTVSEVWLRLLEGYGRQSA from the coding sequence ATGAGCGCTGACAACACACGGACCGACGAATACGACCTGATCGTGCTGGGCGGGGGACCCGTCGGCGAGAACGTCGCGGACCGCGCCGTGCAGGGCGGACTCACGGCGATCATCGTCGAGAGCGAGCTCGTCGGAGGGGAGTGCTCGTACTGGGCGTGCATGCCGTCGAAGGCTCTGCTGCGCTCCGCACAGGCGCTCAGGGCCGCGCAGCATGTGGCCGGTGCCGCCGAGGCGGTGACCGGAAAGCTCGACGTGCGTGCCGTGTTCGACCGCCGTGACTCGTTCACCAGCAACTGGTCGGACGACGGTCAGGTGAAGTGGCTCGACTCGGCCGGCATCGACCTGGCCCGCGGGCACGGACGCCTCACGGGCGAGCGCGAGGTGACCGTGACGGATGCCGATGGCGGCACACGCGTGCTGCACGCCCGTCACGCGGTCGCGATCAGCACGGGATCGGATGCCGTCATCCCGCCCATCGACGGACTGCGTGAGGCGTCGCCGTGGACCAGCCGCGAAGCGACCAGTGCCGAGGAGCTCCCGGAATCGCTCGCCGTGATCGGCGGCGGTGTGGTCGCCGTGGAGATGGCGACCGCGTACGCGGCGCTCGGGTCGTCCGTGACGCTGATCGCCCGCGGTGACCTGCTGGCGTCGATGGAGCCGTTCGCGGGCGAGCGGGTGGCCGCGGGACTCCGCGAGCTCGGCGTCGATGTGCGCACCGGCACGGGCACCGCCTCGGTGCACCGCGGGGACGACGGCGTGACCGTGACCCTCGACGACGGTTCCACGGTGGTGGCGTCCGAGGTGCTGGCCGCGACAGGGCGCTCGCCGCGCAGCGGCGACATCGGTCTCGAGGTCGCCGGGCTCGCGCCTGGTCGTTGGATCGAGACGGATGACACGCTGCGCGTCCCGGGATCCGACTGGCTGTACGCGGTCGGGGACGTCAACGGGCGCGTGCTGCTGACGCACCAGGGCAAGTACCAGGCGCGCGCGGCGGGCGATGTGATCGTCGCCAGGGCGAAGGACGAGACCGTGGATGACGGGCCCTGGGGGCGTCACGTCGCGACGGCCGACCACGGTGCGGTGCCGCAGGTCACCTTCTCCTTCCCCGAGGTGGCATCGGTCGGGCTCACCGAGAAGGCGGCCCGCGACGACGGACGCGCGGTGCAGGTCGTCGACTACGACCTGGGCTGGGTCGCGGGAGCGAGCCTTTACGAAGACGGTTTCGAAGGCCAGGCGCGCCTCGTGATCGACACGGATCGCGACGTCGTGATCGGTGCGACGTTCGTCGGACCCGAGGTGGCCGAGCTCGTGCAGACCGCGACGGTCGCGATCGTGGGCGAGGTGCCGATCGCCCGGCTCTGGCACGCGGTGCCTTCGTACCCCACTGTCAGCGAGGTCTGGTTGCGGCTGCTCGAGGGCTACGGGCGGCAGTCGGCGTGA
- a CDS encoding AI-2E family transporter codes for MSNDESPASAPAEKAADGASEKIAQPAMASVPVEAAPSEQQPARRIAVEPMTPSRSFWTRIDRPFVFGFLVTLGALGAILLGLALSNLATVLIYIALALFAALGLDPSVRFLERRGLRRAVSVLIVILSLIVVVALILWMVLPVVIEQIASFVRSVPGMIADFQRSDVYATLEKQFGDQFEDLVADVQKFLTDPGNIATIGGGALKVGASIATGISGVIVVLVLTLYFVASLPGMKQSLLRLVPARDRARTSEITDQITDSVGGYVMGMVVLAFFNAVLAFLLYFFLGLPFPPLMATVAFCITLIPLVGSVMFWIIGTTLALFTNPVGALIFAIVYLVYMQIEAYVITPRVMNKAISIPGSLVVIGALAGGTLLGLLGALVAVPVAASILIIIKQVWIPRQDARI; via the coding sequence ATGAGCAACGACGAGTCGCCCGCATCCGCCCCCGCTGAGAAGGCCGCGGACGGCGCCTCCGAGAAGATCGCGCAGCCGGCGATGGCGTCCGTCCCCGTCGAGGCAGCGCCCTCCGAGCAGCAGCCGGCACGTCGGATCGCGGTCGAGCCCATGACGCCGAGCCGCTCCTTCTGGACGCGGATCGACCGCCCCTTCGTCTTCGGCTTCCTGGTGACGCTCGGCGCACTCGGGGCGATCCTGCTCGGCCTCGCCCTCAGCAACCTCGCGACCGTCCTCATCTACATCGCCCTCGCGCTGTTCGCCGCGCTCGGGCTCGACCCCTCCGTGCGCTTCCTCGAACGCCGCGGCCTCCGGCGCGCGGTCTCGGTGCTCATCGTCATCCTGAGCCTGATCGTGGTCGTCGCACTGATCCTGTGGATGGTGCTGCCGGTCGTCATCGAGCAGATCGCCAGCTTCGTGCGGTCGGTCCCCGGCATGATCGCGGACTTCCAGCGCAGCGACGTCTACGCGACCCTGGAGAAGCAGTTCGGCGATCAGTTCGAAGACCTCGTCGCCGACGTGCAGAAGTTCCTCACGGATCCGGGCAACATCGCGACCATCGGCGGAGGGGCGCTGAAGGTCGGCGCCTCCATCGCGACGGGGATCTCCGGCGTAATCGTCGTGCTGGTGCTCACGCTCTACTTCGTCGCATCGCTGCCCGGCATGAAGCAGAGCCTGCTGCGCCTGGTCCCCGCCCGCGACCGTGCCCGCACCAGCGAGATCACCGACCAGATCACCGACTCGGTGGGCGGCTACGTGATGGGCATGGTGGTGCTGGCCTTCTTCAACGCGGTCCTCGCGTTCCTGCTCTACTTCTTCCTGGGTCTGCCCTTCCCCCCGCTGATGGCGACCGTCGCGTTCTGCATCACGCTGATCCCGCTCGTCGGTTCGGTGATGTTCTGGATCATCGGCACCACGCTCGCCCTGTTCACGAACCCGGTCGGGGCGCTGATCTTCGCGATCGTGTACCTCGTCTACATGCAGATCGAGGCGTACGTCATCACGCCGCGCGTCATGAACAAGGCGATCTCGATCCCCGGTTCCCTGGTCGTGATCGGTGCCCTCGCCGGCGGCACGCTGCTCGGCCTGCTCGGCGCTCTCGTGGCGGTGCCGGTGGCGGCATCCATCCTCATCATCATCAAGCAGGTCTGGATCCCTCGGCAGGACGCCCGGATCTGA
- a CDS encoding ABC transporter permease, with the protein MNWVTDNLGLIFELTLVHLRQSIIPIVLGFVLSLPLGWVAWRFRLVRGPIIVLTGLLYTIPSLALLILLPSVAGYSARSEANLMVALTIYAIAILVRAVSDGLDSVDDDVRQAATATGFASFRRFWAVEFPLAGPVILAGLRVTAVSTISLATVGILIGVSNLGYLFTNGLDRRIIAEVFAGVIAVVVIALILDLILLLIGRALMPWTTAASRVTASRAVPVRAAA; encoded by the coding sequence GTGAACTGGGTCACCGACAATCTCGGGCTGATCTTCGAGCTGACTCTGGTGCATCTGCGTCAGAGCATCATCCCGATCGTGCTCGGATTCGTGCTGTCGCTGCCCCTCGGCTGGGTCGCGTGGCGCTTCCGACTCGTACGTGGACCGATCATCGTGCTCACCGGGCTGCTGTACACGATCCCCTCGCTCGCGCTGCTGATCCTGCTGCCCTCCGTCGCCGGTTACTCGGCGCGCAGCGAGGCGAACCTGATGGTCGCGCTGACCATCTACGCGATCGCGATCCTCGTGCGAGCCGTGTCCGACGGCCTCGACTCGGTCGACGACGACGTGCGCCAGGCCGCCACCGCCACGGGCTTCGCGTCCTTCCGCCGCTTCTGGGCCGTGGAGTTCCCGCTCGCCGGACCGGTGATCCTCGCGGGTCTCCGGGTCACCGCCGTGAGCACGATCTCCCTCGCGACCGTCGGAATCCTGATCGGTGTCTCGAACCTGGGCTACCTCTTCACGAACGGACTCGACCGCCGCATCATCGCCGAAGTGTTCGCCGGCGTCATCGCGGTCGTCGTGATCGCCCTGATCCTCGATCTGATCCTGCTGCTCATCGGACGCGCGCTGATGCCCTGGACCACCGCTGCCAGCCGGGTCACCGCGAGCCGCGCCGTTCCTGTGAGGGCCGCCGCATGA